In a genomic window of Labrys wisconsinensis:
- the ccmE gene encoding cytochrome c maturation protein CcmE: protein MTRRQRRLVLIGSAMAVLAVAVGLVLTALSSSIAFFASPTDIVEKAIQPGQRLRLGGLVEKGSVVRDDATSVAFTVTDMNKTVRVTYSGIIPDLFREGQGVVAEGVIDTGGVFHADTLLAKHDEKYMPKEVADALKAQGRWEEGANYGKKP, encoded by the coding sequence ATGACTCGCAGGCAAAGGCGTCTCGTCCTGATCGGCTCGGCCATGGCGGTGCTGGCGGTGGCGGTCGGCCTCGTGCTGACCGCGCTGAGCAGCTCGATCGCCTTCTTCGCCTCGCCCACCGATATCGTGGAGAAGGCAATCCAGCCGGGCCAGCGCCTGCGCCTCGGCGGGCTGGTGGAAAAAGGCTCCGTGGTGCGCGATGATGCCACGTCCGTGGCCTTCACCGTCACCGACATGAACAAGACGGTTCGGGTGACCTATTCCGGCATCATCCCCGACCTGTTCCGCGAGGGGCAGGGCGTGGTGGCGGAGGGCGTGATCGACACCGGGGGCGTGTTCCACGCAGACACGCTCCTGGCCAAGCACGACGAGAAATACATGCCCAAGGAAGTGGCCGACGCCCTGAAGGCGCAGGGGCGCTGGGAGGAAGGCGCCAACTACGGGAAGAAGCCATGA
- a CDS encoding heme lyase CcmF/NrfE family subunit — protein sequence MIAEIGHYALVLALALAILQSVLPLWGARTGDMALMRLGTSAALVQFGLIGLSFAALVHAHVTSDFSLVNVVENSHSDKPMLYKVTGVWGNHEGSMLLWVLILTLFGALVAAFARTLPATMKATALAVQAWVTAAFLLFVLCTSNPFARLAPAPMQGADLNPVLQDIGLAIHPPLLYLGYVGFSIVFAFAAAALIEGRIDAAWARWVRPWILTAWIFLTLGIAMGSYWAYYELGWGGFWFWDPVENASLMPWLAGTALLHSAVVMEKREALKVWTVLLAILTFSLSLLGTFLVRSGVLTSVHAFATDPTRGVFILAILIAFIGGGLALFAWRAPALRQGGIFAPVSREGALVLNNLLLTASCAAVFFGTLYPLVLEALTGGKISVGPPFFDLTFGPLMLGLMLFMPFGPFLAWKRGDLRGVTQRLGLAFAIAVLVTAATLWATYGGPVLAPFGIGLAAFVMIGALVEIAERVRLLRGPLATSLSRAAGLPRSAYGTALAHCGMGITLLGIAATAWHAEAVVAMKPGDVATFGRYQATYVGSVPRKGPNYDDMVARFAIRRGGLVVSEVEASKRFYPARQMPTTETGIVSFWFDQVYVALGDAQPDGAVAVRLYDKPLVTLIWLGCVVMAAGGTLSLSDRRLRVGAPRPARKALGLQPAE from the coding sequence ATGATCGCCGAGATCGGCCACTACGCTCTCGTCCTCGCCCTGGCCCTCGCCATCCTGCAGTCCGTCCTGCCGCTGTGGGGCGCGCGGACCGGGGACATGGCGCTGATGCGTCTCGGCACGTCAGCGGCGCTGGTCCAGTTCGGCCTGATCGGCCTGTCCTTCGCTGCCCTGGTCCATGCCCACGTCACGTCGGACTTCTCGCTGGTCAACGTGGTCGAGAACTCCCATTCCGACAAGCCGATGCTCTACAAGGTCACCGGCGTCTGGGGCAACCACGAGGGCTCGATGCTGCTCTGGGTGCTGATCCTGACGCTGTTCGGCGCGCTGGTCGCGGCTTTCGCCCGCACCCTGCCGGCGACGATGAAGGCGACCGCCCTGGCGGTGCAGGCCTGGGTGACGGCGGCCTTCCTGCTGTTCGTCCTGTGCACCTCCAACCCCTTCGCCCGCCTGGCACCGGCGCCGATGCAGGGCGCCGACCTCAACCCGGTGCTGCAGGACATCGGCCTCGCCATCCATCCGCCGCTGCTCTATCTCGGCTATGTCGGCTTCTCCATCGTCTTCGCCTTCGCCGCCGCCGCCCTGATCGAGGGACGCATCGACGCGGCCTGGGCGCGCTGGGTGCGGCCCTGGATCCTCACCGCCTGGATCTTCCTGACCCTCGGCATCGCCATGGGCTCCTACTGGGCCTATTACGAGCTCGGCTGGGGCGGCTTCTGGTTCTGGGATCCGGTGGAGAACGCCTCGCTCATGCCCTGGCTCGCCGGCACGGCGCTGCTCCATTCCGCCGTGGTCATGGAGAAGCGCGAGGCCCTCAAGGTTTGGACCGTGCTGCTGGCGATCCTGACCTTCTCGCTGTCGCTGCTCGGCACCTTCCTGGTGCGCTCGGGCGTGCTGACCTCGGTCCACGCCTTCGCCACCGATCCGACCCGCGGCGTCTTCATCCTCGCCATCCTGATCGCCTTCATCGGCGGCGGCCTGGCGCTGTTCGCCTGGCGCGCGCCGGCCCTGCGCCAGGGCGGCATCTTCGCGCCGGTCTCGCGGGAAGGGGCGCTGGTCCTCAACAACCTCCTGCTGACGGCGAGCTGCGCGGCGGTGTTCTTCGGCACGCTCTATCCGCTGGTGCTCGAAGCCTTGACCGGCGGCAAGATCTCGGTCGGGCCGCCCTTCTTCGACCTGACCTTCGGCCCGCTGATGCTCGGCCTGATGCTGTTCATGCCGTTCGGCCCGTTCCTGGCCTGGAAGCGCGGCGACCTGCGGGGTGTGACCCAGCGCCTCGGCCTTGCCTTCGCCATCGCCGTCCTGGTGACGGCGGCGACGCTCTGGGCCACCTATGGCGGTCCGGTGCTCGCCCCCTTCGGCATCGGCCTCGCCGCCTTCGTCATGATCGGCGCGCTGGTGGAGATCGCCGAGCGGGTCAGGCTGCTGCGCGGCCCGCTCGCCACGAGCCTCAGCCGCGCCGCCGGGCTGCCGCGCTCGGCCTATGGCACGGCCCTCGCCCATTGCGGCATGGGCATCACGCTGCTGGGCATTGCCGCGACCGCCTGGCATGCCGAGGCCGTGGTGGCGATGAAGCCGGGCGACGTCGCCACGTTCGGGCGCTATCAGGCGACCTATGTGGGCTCGGTGCCGCGCAAGGGCCCCAACTACGACGACATGGTCGCTCGTTTCGCCATCCGCCGGGGCGGCCTGGTGGTGAGCGAGGTCGAGGCCTCCAAGCGCTTCTATCCCGCGCGGCAGATGCCCACGACCGAGACCGGCATCGTGAGCTTCTGGTTCGACCAGGTCTATGTCGCCCTCGGCGACGCCCAGCCCGACGGCGCCGTTGCCGTCCGGCTCTACGACAAGCCGCTGGTGACGCTGATCTGGCTCGGCTGCGTGGTGATGGCGGCCGGCGGCACGCTCTCCCTGTCGGACCGGCGCCTGCGCGTCGGCGCGCCGCGGCCGGCCCGCAAGGCCCTCGGCCTGCAGCCGGCGGAATGA
- a CDS encoding Do family serine endopeptidase produces the protein MTTETQSTVKPGFLARHRRTLMAGVFGLGVLGLAASDILVMQPSTPAYAQSQSQLVHAQPFSFADVVEKVRPAVVSVKVKTVTAENMSDTGPSISPDDPMFRFFKQFGFGQGGEGLTPNRPRKQFGMAQGSGFFISSDGYIVTNNHVVDHATEVDVVTDGGKTYTAKVIGTDPKTDLALLKVKDDGNFPYVDLSAQVPRVGDWVIAVGNPFGLGGTVTAGIVSARGRDIGSGPYDDFIQIDAPVNRGNSGGPTFDLNGRVIGVNTAIFSPSGGSVGIGFAIPADTVQRVVAALKADGQVTRGWIGVQIQPVTADIAESIGLKKAEGAIVADVTRDAPAAKAGLKTGDAITAVNGQPVAGPRELARAIADIKPGVDANLTVWRDGKETSIAVQTAKLPADRQMASAAQDGRDQPDDASGAVAGLGLQLAPAASVPGSGGKGVVVTDVDPSGAAADRLRAGDVIVDVGGKPVRSVADVRDGIKVAKSDGRKTVLMRVTNGDSVRFVAVPVAKG, from the coding sequence ATGACCACTGAAACCCAATCCACGGTCAAGCCGGGATTTCTGGCGCGCCACCGCAGGACGCTGATGGCCGGTGTCTTCGGCCTCGGCGTTCTCGGCCTGGCGGCGAGCGACATCCTGGTGATGCAGCCTTCGACGCCGGCCTATGCCCAGTCGCAGTCCCAGCTCGTGCACGCCCAGCCCTTCAGCTTCGCCGACGTGGTGGAGAAGGTGCGCCCCGCCGTCGTCTCCGTGAAGGTCAAGACCGTCACGGCCGAGAACATGAGCGACACCGGTCCGAGCATCTCGCCGGATGATCCGATGTTCCGCTTCTTCAAGCAGTTCGGCTTCGGCCAGGGCGGCGAGGGCCTGACGCCCAACAGGCCCCGCAAGCAGTTCGGCATGGCCCAGGGCTCGGGCTTCTTCATCTCCTCCGACGGCTATATCGTCACCAACAACCACGTGGTGGACCACGCCACCGAGGTCGACGTCGTCACCGACGGCGGCAAGACCTACACCGCCAAGGTGATCGGCACCGACCCCAAGACCGACCTTGCCCTGCTCAAGGTCAAGGATGATGGCAACTTCCCCTATGTCGACCTGTCCGCGCAGGTGCCGCGGGTCGGCGACTGGGTGATCGCCGTCGGCAACCCCTTCGGCCTCGGCGGCACCGTGACCGCCGGCATCGTCTCGGCTCGCGGCCGCGACATCGGCTCTGGCCCCTATGACGACTTCATCCAGATCGATGCGCCGGTGAACCGGGGCAACTCGGGCGGCCCGACCTTCGACCTCAACGGCCGGGTGATCGGCGTCAACACCGCCATCTTCTCGCCCTCCGGCGGCAGCGTCGGCATCGGCTTCGCCATTCCGGCCGACACGGTGCAGCGCGTCGTCGCCGCCCTCAAGGCCGACGGCCAGGTGACGCGCGGCTGGATCGGCGTGCAGATCCAGCCGGTCACCGCCGACATCGCCGAGAGCATCGGCCTGAAGAAGGCCGAGGGCGCGATCGTCGCCGACGTCACCCGTGACGCTCCCGCGGCCAAGGCCGGCCTGAAGACGGGCGATGCCATCACCGCGGTCAACGGCCAGCCGGTCGCCGGCCCGCGCGAACTCGCCCGGGCGATCGCCGACATCAAGCCTGGCGTGGACGCCAACCTGACGGTGTGGCGCGACGGCAAGGAGACCTCGATCGCGGTGCAGACCGCCAAGCTGCCGGCGGACCGCCAGATGGCGAGCGCCGCCCAGGACGGCCGTGACCAGCCCGACGATGCGTCGGGCGCGGTGGCCGGCCTCGGCCTGCAGCTCGCGCCCGCCGCCAGCGTGCCGGGCTCCGGCGGCAAGGGTGTCGTCGTCACCGACGTCGATCCGTCCGGCGCGGCGGCCGATCGGCTCAGGGCCGGCGACGTGATCGTCGACGTCGGCGGCAAGCCGGTGCGCAGCGTTGCCGATGTCCGCGACGGCATCAAGGTCGCCAAGAGCGACGGCCGCAAGACGGTGCTGATGCGGGTCACCAACGGCGACAGCGTGCGCTTCGTCGCCGTGCCCGTCGCCAAGGGCTGA
- a CDS encoding bifunctional [glutamine synthetase] adenylyltransferase/[glutamine synthetase]-adenylyl-L-tyrosine phosphorylase translates to MSLERSLAAAPLAARTKQAAARLGELGGLAAAHPAAEALLVGVAAGSPYLWELCLADPARLDRLLRADPGEALDAALAVARAACEEAGTLDDAMRALRRLKQEAALLIGLADLGGVWGIAEVTGALTRTADAATSLALRWLLAEAVRAGRFLPPDPADPERGSGLVVLAMGKHGAGELNYSSDIDLIVLYDPDIAPLREGLEPNPFFVRLTQGLVRLLSERTADGYVFRVDLRLRPDPGATAVAISFAAAFGYYESVGQNWERAALIKARPCAGDKAAGAEFLRGIAPFIWRRHLDYAAIADVHAMKRQIHVHKGHGTIAVAGHDLKLGRGGIREIEFFVQTQQLIAGGRNPQLRGRETVAMLAALCEAGWITAQARDDLTEAYAFLRGLEHRLQMVADEQTHAVPADPERLERFVRFAGYRSRSAFAAALVRRLETVQHHYGRLFEAAPELAGSAGSLVFTGKDDDPETLKTLAGLGFSAPAGVAETIRGWHFGRYPAMRSARAREDLTELTPALLEALARDRRPDEALLAFDGLLSRMPSGYQLFSILRNNTRLLDTLARILAVAPRLAEIVAARPHVLDGLLDPAGAGEGTDEPALEERAHAALAVADGYEDRLDLARVFARERLFVIGARLLFGDLKPLQAAAEISALAAVMVRVLVALVRAELAAAHGELPGGAVCVLAMGKLGGRELTATSDLDLIVVYDHAPGAVESTGPRPLAPSVWFARLTQRLIAALSAPTAQGALFSVDMRLRPSGRKGPVALHVDAFGDYQRTEAWTWEHMALTRARAVAGDPALQARVGALIAEVLTTPRDAAKTLRDIGEMRRLLAEEKGEQDRWDLKQAAGGQVDVEFVAQALQLVHAPRHSAMLATNTGAALDRAAAAGVLAAGDHEVLAGAWRLYGGLTQIVRVCIGADIDLSEAPDALKSLLAESCGEPDFKVLAAAIAERQKAVRAIFRSIVG, encoded by the coding sequence ATGAGCCTGGAGCGGAGCCTCGCCGCGGCACCGCTGGCCGCGCGGACCAAGCAGGCCGCCGCCCGGCTCGGCGAGCTCGGCGGCCTCGCCGCCGCCCATCCGGCGGCCGAGGCGCTGCTCGTCGGCGTGGCGGCCGGCTCGCCCTATCTGTGGGAGCTGTGCCTGGCCGACCCGGCCCGGCTCGACCGCCTGCTCCGCGCCGATCCCGGCGAGGCCCTCGACGCCGCCCTGGCAGTGGCGCGCGCCGCCTGCGAGGAGGCCGGGACGCTCGACGATGCCATGCGGGCGCTGCGCCGCCTCAAGCAGGAGGCGGCCCTGCTGATCGGCCTCGCCGATCTCGGCGGGGTGTGGGGCATCGCCGAGGTGACCGGCGCCCTGACCCGCACCGCCGACGCCGCGACCTCGCTCGCCCTGCGCTGGCTGCTGGCCGAGGCGGTCCGCGCCGGCCGCTTCCTGCCGCCCGATCCGGCCGATCCCGAACGCGGCAGCGGCCTGGTGGTCCTGGCCATGGGCAAGCATGGCGCCGGCGAGCTCAACTATTCCTCCGACATCGACCTGATCGTGCTCTACGATCCGGATATCGCGCCGCTGCGCGAGGGGCTGGAGCCCAATCCGTTCTTCGTCCGGCTGACGCAGGGGCTGGTGCGTCTCCTGTCGGAGCGCACGGCGGACGGTTACGTCTTCCGGGTCGACCTCAGGCTCAGGCCCGACCCGGGGGCCACCGCGGTCGCCATCTCCTTCGCCGCGGCCTTCGGCTATTACGAGAGCGTCGGCCAGAACTGGGAGCGCGCCGCGCTGATCAAGGCGCGCCCCTGCGCCGGCGACAAGGCGGCCGGGGCCGAGTTCCTGCGCGGCATCGCTCCCTTCATCTGGCGCCGGCACCTCGACTATGCCGCCATCGCCGACGTGCACGCGATGAAGCGCCAGATCCATGTGCACAAGGGCCACGGCACCATCGCCGTGGCCGGCCACGACCTCAAGCTCGGGCGCGGCGGCATCCGCGAGATCGAGTTCTTCGTGCAGACCCAGCAGCTCATCGCCGGCGGGCGCAATCCGCAGCTGCGCGGGCGCGAGACCGTGGCCATGCTGGCGGCGCTGTGCGAGGCCGGCTGGATCACGGCCCAGGCGCGCGACGACCTCACCGAGGCCTATGCCTTCCTGCGCGGGCTCGAGCACCGCCTGCAGATGGTGGCCGACGAGCAGACCCATGCCGTGCCGGCCGACCCCGAGCGGCTGGAGCGCTTCGTGCGCTTTGCCGGCTATCGCAGCCGCAGCGCCTTCGCCGCCGCCCTGGTCCGGCGCCTGGAGACGGTGCAGCACCATTACGGCCGGCTGTTCGAGGCCGCGCCGGAGCTCGCCGGCAGCGCCGGCAGCCTGGTGTTCACCGGAAAGGACGACGACCCGGAGACGCTGAAGACGCTGGCCGGGCTCGGCTTCTCCGCCCCGGCGGGGGTGGCCGAGACCATCCGCGGCTGGCATTTCGGCCGCTACCCCGCCATGCGCTCGGCCCGCGCCCGCGAGGACCTGACCGAGCTGACGCCGGCGCTGCTCGAAGCCCTGGCGCGCGACCGCCGGCCGGACGAGGCGCTGCTGGCCTTCGACGGCCTGCTCTCGCGCATGCCCTCGGGCTACCAGCTGTTCTCGATCCTGCGCAACAACACCCGCCTGCTCGACACGCTGGCGCGCATCCTGGCGGTGGCGCCGCGCCTGGCGGAGATCGTCGCCGCCCGGCCGCATGTCCTCGACGGCCTGCTCGATCCCGCCGGGGCCGGCGAGGGCACGGACGAGCCGGCCCTGGAGGAGCGCGCCCACGCCGCGCTCGCCGTCGCCGACGGCTATGAGGACAGGCTCGACCTCGCCCGCGTCTTCGCCCGCGAGCGCCTGTTCGTCATCGGTGCGCGCCTCCTGTTCGGCGACCTGAAGCCGTTGCAGGCCGCGGCCGAGATCTCGGCGCTGGCGGCGGTGATGGTGCGCGTGCTGGTCGCTCTCGTCCGCGCCGAGCTCGCCGCCGCCCATGGCGAGCTGCCCGGCGGCGCCGTCTGCGTCCTCGCCATGGGCAAGCTCGGCGGCCGGGAGCTGACGGCGACCTCTGACCTCGACCTCATCGTGGTCTACGACCATGCCCCGGGCGCGGTGGAGAGCACCGGGCCGCGCCCGCTCGCGCCGAGCGTCTGGTTCGCGCGGCTGACCCAGCGCCTGATCGCGGCCCTGTCGGCGCCGACCGCGCAGGGGGCGCTGTTCTCGGTCGACATGCGCCTGCGCCCCTCGGGACGCAAGGGACCCGTCGCGCTGCATGTCGACGCCTTCGGCGACTATCAGCGGACCGAGGCCTGGACCTGGGAGCATATGGCCCTGACCCGGGCGCGCGCCGTGGCCGGCGACCCGGCGCTCCAGGCCCGCGTCGGCGCTCTGATCGCCGAGGTGCTGACCACGCCGCGGGACGCGGCCAAGACCCTGCGCGACATCGGCGAGATGCGCCGCCTCCTCGCCGAAGAGAAGGGCGAGCAGGACCGCTGGGATCTGAAGCAGGCGGCCGGCGGGCAGGTCGACGTCGAATTCGTCGCCCAGGCGCTGCAGCTCGTCCATGCCCCGCGCCATAGCGCCATGCTGGCGACCAACACCGGCGCGGCGCTCGACCGGGCGGCGGCGGCCGGCGTCCTCGCCGCCGGCGACCACGAGGTGCTCGCCGGCGCCTGGCGCCTCTATGGCGGCCTCACCCAGATCGTGCGGGTCTGCATCGGCGCCGACATCGACCTGTCGGAGGCGCCGGACGCGCTGAAGTCCCTGCTGGCGGAGTCCTGCGGCGAGCCCGACTTCAAGGTGCTCGCTGCCGCGATCGCCGAGCGCCAGAAGGCTGTGCGGGCGATCTTCCGTTCGATCGTCGGCTGA
- a CDS encoding ATP-binding protein, whose product MTALGKLVRTTAFKLMAVYLLVFTLFAAGLLGYFFWNAERLLGAQINSSIDSEIAALADEYNQGGIVRLVSAIERRSRQPGSLLYLLITPESDALAGNVSSLPDDVFDKSGWNEVPYTRYNDASAQNRTALVRVFALQDGYKLLVGLDLEEQHRVRAIMATASLWSAGFIVILGVAGGWFVTRRVLHRLDDINETSRSIVEGDLSRRLAVAGTNDEIDRLATTTNTMLDRIQELMVGLKEVSDNIAHDLKTPLTRLRNRAEEALRASKTEEDYREALEKTIEESDRLIGTFNALLMIARAEAGQIETAMSEFDAAEVAHGVAELYEPVAEERGVVLVVEAPARIIVRGNRELIGQAVANLVDNALKHGTTGEKPEVRVSAASAGGLVRIAVADTGEGIAPQDRDRVLERFVRLEASRSRPGSGLGLSLAAAVAKLHGGALRLEDNAPGLRVVLELPDRPAAT is encoded by the coding sequence GTGACGGCGCTCGGTAAGCTCGTCCGCACCACGGCCTTCAAGCTGATGGCCGTGTACCTCCTGGTGTTCACGCTCTTTGCCGCGGGCCTGCTCGGCTACTTCTTCTGGAACGCCGAACGCCTGCTCGGGGCCCAGATCAACAGCTCGATCGACAGCGAGATCGCCGCCCTCGCCGACGAGTACAACCAGGGCGGCATCGTGCGGCTGGTCTCGGCGATCGAGCGCCGCTCGCGCCAGCCCGGATCCCTGCTCTACCTCCTGATCACGCCGGAGAGCGATGCGCTCGCCGGCAACGTCTCCTCGCTTCCCGACGACGTCTTCGACAAGTCCGGCTGGAACGAGGTGCCGTACACCCGCTACAACGACGCCAGCGCGCAGAACCGCACCGCGCTGGTGCGCGTGTTCGCGCTGCAGGACGGCTACAAGCTGCTGGTCGGCCTGGACCTGGAGGAGCAGCATCGCGTGCGCGCCATCATGGCGACGGCTTCGCTGTGGTCGGCGGGCTTCATCGTCATCCTCGGCGTCGCCGGCGGCTGGTTCGTCACCCGGCGCGTGCTGCACCGGCTCGACGACATCAACGAGACCAGCCGCTCCATCGTCGAGGGCGACCTGTCGCGGCGCCTTGCCGTCGCCGGCACCAACGACGAGATCGACCGTCTCGCCACGACGACCAACACCATGCTCGACCGCATCCAGGAGCTGATGGTCGGCCTCAAGGAGGTCTCCGACAACATCGCCCACGATCTGAAGACGCCGCTGACGCGTCTGCGCAACCGCGCCGAGGAGGCGCTGCGCGCGTCGAAGACCGAGGAGGACTACCGCGAGGCGCTGGAGAAGACGATCGAGGAATCCGATCGGCTGATCGGCACGTTCAACGCGCTCCTGATGATCGCCCGCGCCGAAGCCGGACAGATCGAGACGGCGATGAGCGAGTTCGATGCCGCCGAGGTGGCGCACGGCGTCGCCGAGCTTTATGAACCGGTGGCGGAGGAACGCGGCGTCGTCCTCGTCGTCGAGGCGCCGGCGCGGATCATCGTGCGCGGGAACCGGGAGCTGATCGGACAGGCCGTGGCCAATCTCGTCGACAACGCCTTGAAGCACGGCACGACGGGCGAGAAGCCCGAAGTCCGCGTCAGCGCCGCGAGCGCCGGCGGCCTGGTGCGCATCGCCGTGGCCGACACCGGCGAAGGCATCGCCCCGCAGGATCGCGATCGCGTGCTGGAACGTTTCGTGCGCCTGGAGGCCAGCCGCTCGCGGCCCGGGTCGGGGCTGGGGCTGTCGCTGGCCGCGGCCGTCGCCAAGCTGCACGGCGGCGCGCTCAGGCTCGAGGACAATGCGCCGGGGCTGCGTGTCGTCCTGGAGCTGCCCGACCGGCCGGCCGCGACATGA
- a CDS encoding cytochrome c-type biogenesis protein produces the protein MVLRRTFRGGLRRAGGQGLAAVLLAAAVLASPALAVQPDEMLKQPALEARARALSAELRCMVCQNQSIDDSDAPLAKDLRILVRERLVAGDSDAQVKDFLVQRYGDFILLKPPLEWRTVILWTAPFALLLAGLAGALVAARRRQAAPSPLTDEEQRRLDEIVGRP, from the coding sequence ATGGTGCTTCGCCGGACCTTTCGAGGGGGCCTGCGCCGTGCCGGCGGCCAGGGTCTCGCCGCCGTGCTGCTTGCCGCAGCGGTGCTCGCGTCTCCCGCCCTCGCGGTCCAGCCCGACGAGATGCTGAAGCAGCCCGCGCTCGAGGCGCGGGCGCGGGCGCTCTCGGCGGAGCTGCGCTGCATGGTCTGCCAGAACCAGTCGATCGACGATTCCGATGCTCCGCTCGCCAAGGACTTGCGCATCCTGGTGCGCGAGCGCCTCGTGGCCGGAGACAGCGATGCTCAGGTGAAGGATTTCCTGGTGCAGCGCTACGGCGACTTCATCCTGCTGAAGCCGCCGCTGGAATGGCGCACCGTGATCCTGTGGACCGCGCCCTTCGCGCTGCTGCTGGCCGGCCTCGCCGGCGCCCTCGTGGCGGCGCGCCGCCGCCAGGCCGCGCCGTCACCGCTCACCGACGAGGAGCAGCGCCGGCTCGACGAGATCGTCGGCCGGCCCTGA
- a CDS encoding response regulator transcription factor, producing MRILIVEDDREAASYLLKAFTETGHVADHAADGLDAYAMAKDGPYDVLVVDRMLPKLDGLTLIERLRAESFDTPVLILSALGDVDDRVKGLRAGGDDYLPKPYSFAELLARVEVLARRRPGRTEETVYRVGDLELDRLSHVVRRGGAEIDVQPREFRLLEYLMKNAGQVVTRTMLLENVWDYHFDPGTNVIDVHVSRLRSKVDKGFDKPLLHTVRGAGYMIRDGAR from the coding sequence ATGCGGATTCTGATTGTCGAGGACGACCGCGAGGCGGCGTCCTACCTCCTCAAGGCCTTCACCGAGACCGGGCACGTCGCCGACCATGCGGCCGACGGCCTCGACGCCTATGCCATGGCCAAGGACGGGCCCTATGACGTCCTGGTCGTCGATCGCATGCTGCCCAAGCTCGACGGCCTGACGCTGATCGAGCGGCTGCGCGCCGAGTCCTTCGACACGCCCGTGCTGATCCTCTCCGCCCTCGGCGACGTCGACGACCGCGTCAAGGGCCTGCGGGCGGGCGGCGACGACTACCTGCCGAAGCCCTATTCCTTCGCCGAGCTGCTGGCGCGGGTCGAGGTCCTCGCCCGACGGCGGCCCGGCCGGACGGAGGAGACGGTCTACCGCGTCGGCGATCTCGAGCTCGACCGGCTCTCGCACGTGGTGCGGCGGGGCGGCGCCGAGATCGACGTGCAGCCGCGCGAGTTCCGCCTGCTCGAATATCTCATGAAGAACGCCGGGCAGGTGGTGACGCGGACCATGCTCCTGGAGAATGTCTGGGACTATCACTTCGATCCCGGCACCAACGTCATCGACGTGCACGTCTCGCGCCTGCGCTCCAAGGTCGACAAGGGCTTCGACAAGCCGTTGCTGCACACGGTGCGCGGCGCCGGGTACATGATTCGTGACGGCGCTCGGTAA